A window of the Cystobacter fuscus genome harbors these coding sequences:
- a CDS encoding sugar O-acetyltransferase → MARTEKEKMLAGELYVAADPELVMGRARARKLLRAYNQSTEEELGQRESLLSQLLGAAGAGVWIEPPFFCDYGEHIRLGARVYMNFQCVILDCNPVTLGDDVFLGPGVHIYAATHPLDPDERIKGPELGRPVTIGAKVWIGGGSIICPGVTIGEGSTIGAGSVVVKDIPPYVFAGGNPCRVIRNLR, encoded by the coding sequence ATGGCACGGACCGAGAAGGAGAAGATGCTCGCGGGGGAGCTGTATGTCGCGGCGGACCCGGAGTTGGTGATGGGGCGCGCCCGCGCGCGCAAGCTGCTGCGCGCCTACAACCAGTCCACCGAGGAGGAGCTGGGGCAGCGAGAAAGTCTGCTCTCGCAGCTCCTGGGCGCGGCGGGCGCGGGGGTGTGGATCGAACCGCCGTTCTTCTGTGACTACGGCGAGCACATCCGGCTGGGCGCGCGCGTGTACATGAACTTCCAGTGCGTCATCCTCGACTGCAATCCGGTGACGCTGGGAGATGACGTGTTCCTGGGCCCCGGCGTGCACATCTACGCGGCCACCCACCCGCTGGACCCGGACGAGCGCATCAAGGGCCCCGAGCTGGGGCGTCCCGTCACCATTGGCGCCAAGGTGTGGATTGGCGGCGGATCCATCATCTGCCCGGGAGTAACGATCGGCGAGGGCTCCACCATTGGCGCGGGCAGCGTGGTGGTGAAGGACATTCCCCCCTACGTCTTCGCCGGGGGCAATCCCTGCCGTGTCATCCGCAACCTGCGCTGA
- a CDS encoding amylo-alpha-1,6-glucosidase — protein sequence MTAAIESPTLPRLSFSWPEGAELADVLPREWLVTNGRGGYASGTLPGCNTRRYHGLFIPGLEKKGRTVMLARLNEEAVVGGQKYRLDVEECANGTQVGGGARLLRGFHLEGLVPHWLYQVGEARIQRTLSLVHGENTLVVVWEHLSGPEVGLRLRPFPALRMHDDKLHSALLDPSVLLLGSRVEFRASEGAPPMRMRLYSSAPAPFVGLRETSAQQIYRVERARGYDHVETLVSPGYFDCTLRPGEFLAMCVTTEAPEVLERNPQETLSLEYERERRLLVKVPPAARTGVSARLVLAADQFIIAPTRSTDEAWARAVGQDVRSVIAGYHWFTDWGRDTMISLEGLTLSTGRHATAAAILRTFHHHVRDGLLPNLFPEGESEGLYHTADATMWFFHAVDRYLQHTNDEQLLRDFYPTLANIIAHHQKGTRHNIRVDPKDGLLSQGDEGYQLTWMDAKVDGWVVTPRRGKAVEINALWFNALRLMVEWSERLGEDARPFAAAAEQAHASFNRRFWNPATGCLFDVVDGEGGKEDPAVRPNQVFAISLKNPVLRRDKWEPVMAKVREQLLTPVGLRSLAPGHPDYKPNYDGDLRARDAAYHQGTVWGWLIGHYVDATLKLSEDKRDARAVLEGMKQHLEHAGLGQISEIFDATEPFRPRGCIAQAWSVAETLRVFLKTDMP from the coding sequence GTGACCGCTGCGATCGAAAGCCCCACCCTGCCCCGGTTGTCCTTCTCCTGGCCCGAGGGCGCGGAGCTCGCGGACGTGCTGCCGCGCGAGTGGCTCGTGACCAACGGGCGCGGCGGCTATGCCTCGGGCACGCTGCCCGGGTGCAACACGCGGCGCTACCACGGGTTGTTCATTCCCGGCCTGGAGAAGAAGGGCCGCACGGTGATGCTGGCGCGGCTCAACGAGGAAGCGGTGGTGGGGGGCCAGAAGTACCGCCTGGACGTGGAGGAATGCGCCAACGGCACCCAGGTGGGCGGGGGCGCGCGGCTGCTGCGCGGCTTCCACCTGGAGGGCCTGGTGCCGCACTGGCTCTACCAGGTGGGCGAGGCGCGCATCCAACGCACGCTGTCGCTCGTGCACGGAGAGAACACGCTCGTCGTGGTGTGGGAACACCTGTCGGGGCCCGAGGTGGGGCTGCGGCTGAGGCCCTTCCCAGCCCTGCGCATGCACGACGACAAGCTGCACTCCGCCCTGCTCGATCCCTCCGTGCTCCTGTTGGGGTCGCGGGTGGAGTTCCGGGCGAGCGAAGGGGCACCGCCCATGCGGATGCGCCTCTATTCATCCGCGCCAGCGCCGTTCGTGGGGTTGCGCGAGACGAGCGCGCAGCAGATCTACCGGGTGGAGAGGGCGCGCGGGTATGACCACGTGGAGACGCTGGTGAGCCCGGGCTACTTCGACTGCACGCTGCGCCCGGGCGAGTTCCTGGCGATGTGTGTCACCACGGAAGCGCCCGAGGTGTTGGAGCGCAATCCCCAGGAGACGCTGTCGCTGGAGTACGAGCGCGAGCGGCGGCTGCTGGTGAAGGTGCCCCCGGCCGCGCGCACGGGGGTGTCGGCGCGGCTGGTGCTCGCGGCGGATCAATTCATCATCGCGCCCACGCGGTCCACGGACGAGGCCTGGGCGCGCGCTGTGGGTCAGGACGTGCGCTCGGTGATCGCCGGCTACCACTGGTTCACCGACTGGGGCCGCGACACGATGATCTCCCTGGAGGGGCTGACGTTGAGCACGGGCCGCCACGCCACGGCGGCGGCCATCCTGCGCACCTTCCATCACCACGTGCGCGACGGCCTGCTGCCCAACCTCTTCCCCGAGGGCGAGTCCGAGGGCCTGTACCACACCGCGGACGCGACGATGTGGTTCTTCCACGCCGTGGACCGCTACCTCCAGCACACGAACGACGAGCAGTTGCTGCGCGACTTCTACCCGACGCTGGCGAACATCATCGCGCACCACCAGAAGGGCACGCGCCACAACATCCGCGTGGATCCGAAGGACGGGCTGTTGAGCCAGGGCGACGAGGGCTACCAGCTCACGTGGATGGACGCGAAGGTGGACGGCTGGGTGGTGACGCCCCGGCGAGGCAAGGCGGTGGAGATCAACGCGCTATGGTTCAACGCCTTGCGGCTGATGGTGGAGTGGTCCGAGCGGCTGGGCGAGGACGCGCGGCCCTTCGCCGCGGCGGCGGAGCAGGCCCACGCGAGCTTCAACCGGCGCTTCTGGAACCCGGCCACCGGGTGCCTGTTCGACGTGGTGGATGGCGAGGGCGGCAAGGAGGACCCCGCGGTGAGGCCGAACCAGGTGTTCGCGATCTCGCTGAAGAACCCGGTGCTGAGGCGGGACAAGTGGGAGCCGGTGATGGCGAAGGTCCGCGAGCAACTGCTCACGCCGGTGGGCCTGCGCAGCCTCGCGCCCGGGCACCCGGACTACAAGCCGAACTACGACGGCGACCTGAGGGCGCGCGACGCGGCGTACCACCAGGGCACCGTGTGGGGGTGGCTCATCGGCCACTACGTGGACGCGACGTTGAAGCTGAGCGAGGACAAGCGGGACGCGCGGGCCGTGCTCGAGGGCATGAAGCAGCACCTGGAGCACGCGGGTCTGGGGCAGATCAGCGAGATCTTCGACGCCACGGAGCCCTTCCGTCCCCGCGGGTGCATCGCGCAGGCCTGGAGCGTGGCGGAGACCCTGCGCGTCTTCCTGAAGACCGACATGCCCTGA